The Podospora pseudocomata strain CBS 415.72m chromosome 1 map unlocalized CBS415.72m_1, whole genome shotgun sequence genome has a segment encoding these proteins:
- a CDS encoding uncharacterized protein (COG:S; EggNog:ENOG503NV1T) — protein MQPLNPFLSAFLKSPVLAQCLPPQQHILLVPLADVLLNSRDAETGAPLTASIGSEEFLGSHVVRIPLLKGGKDGQGQGQQQNLREMRGKPKMYGTVNGRSLVVKDGGVYTNKGFKALAQANLLHETLWYPDTLDPRQFLIYFINRPLVGSWEEVRIVPAVPPPPSPSLAEGGLRKVFLGEGGTGTTRKKDIKSFHELLVNFPSIAKQMQGGLEKLFREFTIVFERILPPPPPPSGKTVPEGEPGKGVGVAGGEGTNGNGGPENVLTEDDEEVMRTSLETAVTTAIDLFQNVDKQQLSLLGATTDLTGPVVERLIERYIAENVHHLLFPRIAGLRRQDDLELEAKIRQMNNIDISQLGIAIDGGMKAKREVVSRLGNAVEEFRKMPNASCPQEMMEILLATTKAATQFSEGTATQGQPRSATEKPAMTINADTLVSLLLYVVIKAQIKHLQARLAYIRHFVFIDDVESGEMGYALSTFEAVLSYLDRESGGLRRASRRNKALWDAVSKGDMPELRKILEPTEDAIEDEDDYGSSRWRRRSSTGWSFTNGASSTTLAASERFSVGSGLGHVFPFQNGSAETLEQPPPKRIKKVSMDTRSMSSGSEISFRSLPMSIGTFTSGIEGDTSIERLVQTQDAKGESVLMMAIQHGQPQVLKYLLSFRQYYTAPVILEDQDNEETTLFSAAVQLGNAEVINGLLDYILDSTGDDNKIREYLARQDTWGRSAAHYLFHAPFLIGRIGRLLPWRQKDKNGQTPLFALCRSYDNPNYYTMVEEGLEIATKCQGDGQPLHIDDHVDQKGNTLLHIVNEPKLALKILQQCDLDVNATNEKRFTALMLASKYGRFDMVRTLFGDPRVDTAARELRGLTAVELAKDDDLRNKIDDLVLFSLSHGSSDSRTTGVVRSFFVEDGTIRFVLKSGAPVDEHSYAVTTCRRSLADFEHLAKLLQMENPASWIPSLADLRSPTQIPSRPSRAVLKDLQIRMDWFLKVLLAHPTFSTHEMLWEFFLVPDLQLDQMAERSKLKADALLEKVHEELEPVQDLREVEQFVDHARDIVRSVHFSTRSVARRANNTGNVVNDLYESSTLLSKALATLPFLPQNYISGFETYVRSLAPSQSSPISQFFSAFLALYSNIEAILKALGRPPQTIAKIIAIRKEVERNYNTLNRSSRWPLGLLDETRQRMNEDREEKARKMEQEAEMLGRELRYTQQTVAGELAGWREMHERLGRKAIRDLARGMVVQERGRLEGVRRALRRVKEGGEGVGRPRMRVGLVDGLLDEGEGSGSGG, from the exons ATGCAACCCCTAAACCCCTTCCTGAGCGCCTTCCTCAAGAGCCCGGTGCTGGCGCAGTGCCtcccgccgcagcagcacaTTCTCTTGGTGCCCCTGGCGGATGTGCTCCTCAACTCGCGAGACGCAGAAACAGGGGCGCCGCTGACGGCGTCGATCGGGTCGGAGGAGTTTCTCGGGAGTCATGTGGTGAGGATACCGCTTttgaaaggggggaaggatGGACAGGGtcagggacagcagcagaatcTAAGGGAGATGAGAGGGAAGCCGAAAATGTACGGGACGGTGAatgggaggagtttggtggtCAAGGACGGGGGGGTTTACACCAACAAGGGGTTTAAAGCGCTGGCTCAGGCCAACTTGCTGCATGAGACGCTTTGGTACCCGGATACGCTGGACCCGAGGCAGTTTTTGATCTATTTTATTAACCGGCCTTTGGTGGGGTCTTGGGAGGAGGTTAGGATTGTGCCGgctgtaccaccaccaccgtcaccgtcactgGCGGAGGGGGGATTGCGGAAGGTGTTtttgggtgagggggggacggggacgacAAGGAAGAAGGATATCAAGAGTTTTCATGAGCTGCTGGTTAATTTCCCGAGTATTGCTAAGCAGATGCAGGGGGGGCTGGAGAAGCTTTTTAGGGAGTTTACGATTGTTTTTGAGAGGATAttgccgcctccgccgccgccgtcgggGAAGACAGTGCCGGAGGGTGagccggggaagggggtcgGGGTTgcggggggagaggggacgaatgggaatggggggcCGGAGAATGTGCTgacggaggatgatgaggaggttaTGAGGACTTCGTTGGAGACGGCGGTGACGACGGCGATTGATTTGTTTCAGAATGTGGACAAGCAGCAGTTGTCGCTCTTGGGGGCGACGACGGACTTGacggggccggtggtggagaggttgatcgAGCGGTATATTGCCGAGAATGTGCACCATTTGCTGTTTCCGAGGATTGCCGGGTTGAGGAGGCAGGATGATTTGGAACTGGAGGCCAAGATAAGGCAGATGAACAATATTGACATCTCGCAGTTGGGGATTGCGATTGATGGGGGGATGAAGGccaagagggaggtggtgagccGGTTGGGGAATGCGGTCGAGGAGTTTAGGAAGATGCCGAATGCGAGTTGTCCgcaggagatgatggagattTTGCTGGCGACGACGAAGGCGGCGACGCAGTTTAGCGAGGGGACGGCGACACAGGGACAGCCGAGGTCGGCGACGGAGAAGCCGGCTATGACGATAAATGCGGATACGCTGGTGTCGCTGTTGCTGTATGTGGTGATCAAGGCGCAGATCAAGCACCTCcaggcgaggttggcgtaTATAAGACATTTCGTCTTTATCGATGATGTGGAGAGTGGTGAGATGGGGTATGCGCTTAGCACCTTCGAGGCTGTGTTATCGTATCTCGACCGGGAGTCTGGAGGGCTGAGGAGGGCCAGTCGTAGGAATAAGGCTTTGTGGGATGCTGTTTCGAAGGGGGATATGCCGGAGCTGAGGAAGATCCTGGAACCAACAGAGGATGCGAtcgaagatgaggacgatTACGGGTCTTCACGTTGGCGGAGGCGATCGTCAACTGGTTGGAGCTTCACGAATGGAGCTTCGTCAACAACTCTAGCAGCATCAGAGAGGTTCTCGGTCGGATCTGGGCTCGGTCATGTGTTTCCATTTCAAAATGGATCAGCCGAAACTCTggaacaaccaccaccaaaacgcATCAAGAAGGTGTCGATGGACACCAGGAGTATGTCCAGCGGCTCCGAGATTTCGTTTCGGTCGTTGCCCATGAGCATCGGGACGTTCACAAGTGGGATCGAAGGCGACACTTCTATTGAGCGCCTGGTTCAAACACAGGACGCCAAAGGGGAGTCGgttttgatgatggcgatTCAACATGGGCAACCACAGGTGTTGAAATACTTGTTGTCTTTTCGGCAATACTACACGGCACCGGTCATTCTGGAGGACCAGGACAACGAAGAAACAACGTTGTTCAGCGCGGCCGTGCAGCTGGGCAATGCCGAAGTCATCAACGGACTTCTTGATTACATTCTCGACTCTACGGGAGACGACAACAAGATCAGGGAGTATCTCGCTCGTCAGGACACCTGGGGGCGGAGCGCAGCGCATTATCTGTTCCACGCACCCTTTCTAATCGGTAGAATCGGCCGGTTACTCCCCTGGAGACAAAAGGACAAGAACGGGCAAACCCCATTGTTTGCTTTGTGTCGATCCTACGATAACCCAAATTACTACACcatggtggaggaagggCTGGAGATTGCGACCAAGTGTCAGGGAGATGGCCAGCCTCTACACATTGATGACCATGTTGATCAGAAGGGGAACACCCTTCTTCATATTGTCAACGAACCAAAACTGGCACTCAAGATCCTGCAGCAGTGCGATTTGGATGTCAACGCTACAAACGAAAAGAGGTTCACGGCGCTGATGTTGGCGAGTAAATACGGCCGGTTTGATATGGTCAGGACGCTGTTTGGCGACCCAAGAGTCGACACTGCTGCAAGAGAACTTCGAGGTCTGACGGCGGTGGAGTTGGCCAAGGACGATGACTTGCGCAATAAGATTGATGATCTTGTGctgttttccctctcccacggCAGCTCCGACTCCCGCACTACGGGAGTGGTCAGGTCATTCTTTGTCGAAGACGGCACCATCCGCTTCGTGCTCAAGTCGGGGGCCCCAGTTGACGAGCATAGCTATGCCGTGACGACCTGTCGGAGGTCCCTGGCTGACTTTGAGCATCTCGCCAAGTTGCTGCAGATGGAAAACCCAGCGTCGTGGATCCCTTCTCTGGCGGACCTGAGATCGCCGACGCAGATCCCTTCACGGCCGAGTAGGGCGGTGCTGAAGGATTTACAAATCAGGATGGACTGGTTTTTGAAGGTGTTGCTTGCCCACCCGACGTTTTCCACGCACGAGATGCTGTGGGAGTTTTTCCTCGTGCCGGATCTGCAACTGGATCAGATGGCGGAGAGgagcaagctcaaggcggATGCGCTGTTGGAAAAGGTGCATGAGGAGCTGGAACCGGTGCAGGAtctgagggaggtggagcagTTTGTTGATCACGCGAGGGATATCGTGAGGAGCGTGCACTTTTCGACGAGGAGcgtggcgaggagggcgaacAATACTGGGAATGTGGTCAATG ATCTCTACGAgtcctccaccctcctctccaaagcgctcgccaccctcccctttctcccGCAGAATTACATCTCTGGCTTCGAAACCTACGTTCGCTCCTTGGCGCCTTCGCAGTCGTCGCCTATTTCGCAGTTTTTTTCGGCGTTTCTGGCGCTGTACAGCAATATCGAAGCTATACTCAAAGCGCTGGGGAGACCACCGCAGACGATAGCAAAGATTATTGCTATTCGGAAGGAGGTAGAAAGGAACTATAACACGCTTAACAGGTCAAGTAGATGGCCTTTGGGACTGCTGGATGAGACGAGGCAGAGGATGAATGAGGatagggaggagaaggcgaggaagatggagcaGGAGGCGGAGATGCTTGGCAGGGAGCTGAGGTATACGCAGCAGACGGTGGCGGGGGAGTTggcggggtggagggagatgcatgagaggttggggaggaaggcgatTAGGGATTTGgcgagggggatggtggtgcaggagagggggaggttggagggggttaggAGGGCGTTGAGACGGGTtaaggaggggggggagggggtgggtaggccgaggatgagggttgggttggttgacgggttgttggatgagggggaggggagtgggagcgGGGGTTAG
- a CDS encoding uncharacterized protein (COG:O; EggNog:ENOG503NVI6) codes for MNQNALQKQTIAFCSPLPVNAKDSKIGPVWNGRRIRNAFQSVVALAGYRSSGGRIKLEREHFERVSEVSHEFNHYLWSIQSETDSAKAERWGYRIDEYRTDETIHLQSQHNHSDNRRPAEGPGHVMFGQMGTAPNVNTPAGLAAPFMHVGFQHFGQQGRGFYNHQPQQPHAAAFPVMTGAAPGSLQQQNQQLGYPMAAPPQHYGAGCGGPTASRSLDFTG; via the exons ATGAATCAGAATGCGCTGCAGAAGCAGACAATCGCCTTTTGCTCCCCATTACCTGTG AACGCGAAGGACTCCAAGATCGGCCCGGTTTGGAACGGTCGCCGAATCCGCAATGCGTTCCAAAGCGTTGTTGCGCTGGCGGGATACCGTTCCAGTGGCGGCAGGATCAAACTCGAGAGGGAGCATTTTGAGCGGGTGTCCGAGGTGTCCCACGAGTTCAACCACTACCTCTGGAGCATCCAGTCAGAGACCGACTCGGCAAAGGCCGAGAGATGGGGCTACCGTATCGACGAATATCGCACCGATGAGACGATACACCTGCAATCACAGCATAACCACTCAGACAACCGCAGGCCGGCAGAAGGGCCTGGGCATGTCATGTTTGGGCAGATGGGAACGGCACCCAACGTGAACACACCGGCTGGGTTGGCGGCGCCTTTCATGCACGTCGGTTTCCAACACTTTGGCCAGCAAGGGAGAGGGTTTTacaaccatcaacctcaacaaccccatgCAGCAGCTTTCCCCGTGATGACCGGAGCTGCGCCAGGTTCTCTACAACAACAGAATCAACAACTGGGCTATCCCATGGCGGCACCGCCCCAGCACTACGGAGCTGGCTGCGGAGGCCCAACCGCCTCAAGGTCACTCGACTTCACAGGATAA
- a CDS encoding uncharacterized protein (EggNog:ENOG503P1F4) has product MAVLEFIRHAVSYFDQSSAFESLKAFFQQSEYESKHNDALDRVKKASGAFESSISICSQTRVEKIYKNSETQNWPTISLYFTLAGVAKDFTGQNQIGILMIEDSVVTLLKSLESQVLILHDELVFECNSSLSTLSYLCALITEIMSSPGLFPLSFFCGLHCREVDALQAGYGIMRSLALDLLRLFGNANSATTGDPNMTAQGLMMNHLPTIFSIFSRLLLQNIPAGEEIITSSYTFPVSQGPR; this is encoded by the exons ATGGCCGTTCTGGAATTCATTCGCCATGCCGTTTCCTACTTCGATCAGTCAAGTGCTT TTGAATCTCTCAAGGCCTTCTTTCAGCAGAGTGAATACGAATCGAAGCACAATGACGCCCTCGACAGGGTTAAGAAGGCTTCGGGAGCATTCGAGAGCAGTATATCAATCTGTTCCCAAACCCGCGTGGAGAAAATCTACAAAAACAGCGAAACTCAAAATTGGCCAACGATTTCCTTATACTTTACCCTTGCAGGTGTTGCCAAGGATTTTACTG GTCAGAATCAGATCGGTATTCTCATGATCGAAGATTCAGTCGTGACCTTGCTCAAGTCTCTCGAGTCGCAAGTTCTCATTCTCCACGATGAGCTGGTATTTGAGTGCAACTCTTCGCTCTCTACTCTCAGCTACCTCTGCGCCTTGATCACCGAGATCATGTCCTCGCCCGGTCTGTTCCCGCTCAGCTTTTTCTGCGGTCTTCACTGCCGAGAGGTCGATGCTCTTCAAGCTGGCTATGGCATCATGCGCAGTCTAGCGCTGGATCTTCTGCGACTGTTCGGAAATGCCAACAGTGCCACGACTGGTGACCCGAATATGACTGCCCAAGGGCTCATGATGAACCATCTTCCTACGATCTTTTCTATTTTCAGCAGGCTCCTCCTACAGAATATACCCGCTGGAGAAGAGATAATCACATCGTCTTACACCTTCCCAGTATCACAGGGACCTCGGTGA
- a CDS encoding uncharacterized protein (EggNog:ENOG50; COG:S), with protein MLSKTGSGVLLLQAASLLSGAAARCLRTCPADDPLLNLLRSESASSDFCRDFLGLPVSTLETTVTPTVVATVTETSYVTEVFTQVDTTITVTLPADESPSTTITVTPAKRDNAYPTWLPTSYGEKYISQACSCLSLPPAISTVTSTADAVTLTDATTITETTTETIHTTAIATETANPAPKPVKRMIKIEVIRKNAGTPLGWIYNSNGPAITTSNNQQPTLFEFNLLENETVGSQLRLSSSFGPLGFNKDSHPSNIVELEDNYGSLKFVAPTEPGAVPQTVDAGKNKYASDIWSVDTETREITWQWVATNGGVPDIKLYYVSGRLYPVGDVERFMYATSNAIGAREEVRLVYTLVGESVL; from the exons ATGCTGTCCAAGACCGGAAGTggcgtcctcctcctgcaaGCCGCATCCCTTCTCTCGGGCGCGGCAGCCCGTTGCCTCCGGACCTGCCCGGCCGATGACCCgcttctcaacctcctccgtTCCGAGTCGGCCTCCTCCGACTTCTGCCGTGACTTCCTCGGCCTTCCTGTTTCCACACTCGAAACAACCGTCACCCCAACCGTCGTAGCCACCGTGACCGAAACCAGCTACGTCACCGAGGTCTTCACCCAAGTCGACACgaccatcaccgtcaccctCCCAGCCGACGAGTctcccagcaccaccatcaccgtcaccccCGCAAAGCGTGACAATGCCTACCCAACCTGGCTCCCAACCAGCTACGGCGAAAAGTACATCTCCCAAGCCTGCTCCTGCCTCAGcctcccccccgccatcAGCACCGtaacctccaccgccgatGCAGTCACCCTCACCGAcgcaaccaccatcaccgaaaCCACAACCGAAACAatccacaccaccgccatcgccaccGAAACTGCCAATCCCGCTCCCAAGCCAGTCAAGCGCATGATCAAAATCGAGGTTATCCGCAAAAACGCGGGTACCCCCCTAGGATGGATCTACAACAGCAACGGTCCCGCCATCACAACCAGCAACAATCAGCAGCCTACTTTATTCGAattcaacctcctcgagaACGAGACTGTCGGGTCCCAGCTGCGATTGAGCTCCTCGTTTGGCCCGCTTGGGTTTAACAAGGATAGCCATCCTAGTAATATcgtcgagctggaggataATTATGGTTCTCTCAAGTTTGTCGCGCCTACTGAGCCGGGGGCGGTTCCTCAGACGGTGGATGCGGGGAAGAACAAGTACGCGAGTGATATTTGGAGCGTGGATACGGAGACGAGGGAGATTACCTGGCAGTGGGTTGCTACTAATGGAGGGG TTCCCGATATCAAGCTGTACTACGTGTCTGGCCGTCTTTAtcctgttggtgatgtggagAGGTTCATGTACGCCACTAGCAATGCTATTGGcgcgagggaggaggtcaGGTTGGTGTATACTTTGGTTGGGGAGTCTGTTTTGTAG
- the HNWD-pc2 gene encoding HNWD NOD-like receptor pc2 (COG:S; EggNog:ENOG503NYUK) → MRLLQRNDTGDFSLTDDIPDDQVPPYAILSHTWGDEEVIFKDIKDSICKNKRGYSKIQFCGDQAGRDGLKFFWVDTCCIDKSDSTEVQRALNSMFQWYRNAAKCYVYLTDVSTCQQDTDGNPGWWELTFRKSKWFTRGWTLQELIAPAIVEFFSKEGERLGDKKSLEQQIHNITEIPLKALPGNTLSDFSIEERLSWVGKRNTTQKEDKAYSLFGIFDVIMPLLYGEGEDRAFRRLQEEISKQTRCLSSLHSTDPRLDKKRIEEAKGGLLAGAYRWVFANPDFCLWRERSESRLLWINGDPGKGKTMLLCGIINELQGAIVADGHCHNLAYFFCQATDSRINNAIAVLRGLIYLLAHQQPRLISHVRKYTDAGKSLSDANAWFALSDILVGMLGDPNVKPTYLVVDALDECVIDLPKLLDFIVCISSDRIKWLLTSRNETILEKKLKSNNARTRLCLELKENAMEVSHAVDVYIDNKLSGLEALQDDALLKDQVRDILHNKANGTFLWVALVVQELSMDGVESWHVLQIVEEVPPGLDGMYKRMLDEIERNKRDSEFCWRILSVVTVAYRPLHLDEIGGLSGLPEQIVRSTENIQKIVAKCGSFLTVRDNQIYLVHQSAKDYLSDQASPLLFPSGVAVTHHDISDRSLKLLSGKLQRDVYGLCIPGFSIDHVRVPDPDPLATVRYSCVNWVDHLCNWQSSDDSKHPDIFQDGGIVDGFLRQHYLHWLEALSLCKSMPQGILSLAKLESILQHRSITSQLPSLVTDMRRFVIYWRWVIENYPLQVYASALIFSPARSITRGLFTQEERKWITSRPIVENNWNACRQTLEGHGGPVSSVAFSPDSKWIASGSNDRTIKIWEAATGSCTQTLEGHGGPVWSVAFSPDSKWVALGSDDSTIKIWEAATGSCTQTLEGHGGSVNSVAFSPDSKWVASGSDDSTIKIWEAATGSCTQTLEGHGGPVNSVAFSPDSKWVASGSGDRTIKIWEAATGSCTQTLEGHGGPVWSVAFSPDSKWVASGSGDRTIKIWEAATGSCTQTLEGHGGPVWSVAFSPDSKWVASGSGDSTIKIWEAATGSCTQTLEGHSDSVWSVASSLDSKLIASGSNDTNPPHYQRYGIDMSRRWITKGSENWLWLPLEYQSRCFATAASTIAIGYSLGRVLTIKFTIDS, encoded by the exons ATGCGCCTCCTGCAACGCAATGATACCGGCGATTTTAGTTTGACGGATGACATTCCCGACGACCAGGTCCCACCGTATGCAATACTTTCGCACACCTggggcgacgaagaggttATCTTTAAGGATATAAAGGACAGTATATgcaagaacaaaagaggcTACTCCAAGATCCAGTTTTGCGGAGATCAAGCCGGACGCGATGGGCTGAAATTCTTCTGGGTCGACACATGCTGCATCGACAAATCCGATAGTACCGAAGTTCAGCGCGCCCTTAACTCCATGTTTCAGTGGTACCGCAATGCAGCCAAATGCTATGTCTATCTCACAGACGTCTCAACCTGCCAGCAGGATACCGACGGCAACCCTGGCTGGTGGGAATTGACCTTTCGAAAATCTAAGTGGTTCACTCGTGGATGGACCCTTCAAGAGCTCATTGCTCCAGCAATTGTGGAATTCTTCTCCAAAGAGGGCGAGCGTCTAGGAGATAAGAAGTCTTTGGAACAACAAATCCACAATATAACCGAGATTCCCCTAAAGGCTCTCCCAGGCAATACATTGTCCGACTTCAGCATCGAAGAGCGTTTGTCGTGGGTCGGAAAgcgcaacaccacacaaaaagaagacaaggcGTATTCGCTATTCGGCATCTTTGATGTAATAATGCCGCTTTTGTatggcgaaggagaagacagAGCATTTAGGCGGCTGCAAGAGGAAATTAGTAAGCAAACTCGCTGTCTGTCTAGTCTGCATTCTACCGACCCGCGCCTTGATAAGAAGCGTATCGAGGAGGCAAAAGGTgggttgcttgctggcgCTTACCGCTGGGTTTTCGCTAACCCCGACTTCTGTCTATGGCGTGAACGGTCGGAGAGCCGCTTACTCTGGATCAATGGAGATcccggcaaaggcaagaccatgttactctgcggcatcatcaacgagctaCAGGGAGCCATTGTTGCAGACGGGCATTGTCATAATCTGGCCTACTTCTTCTGCCAAGCTACCGACTCCCGCATTAATAACGCCATTGCGGTGTTACGTGGCCTGAtctaccttcttgcccaccagcagccacgtcTCATCTCCCACGTGCGTAAATACACCGACGCTGGTAAATCCCTCTCCGACGCAAATGCGTGGTTCGCCCTTTCGGACATTTTAGTGGGGATGCTAGGAGATCCAAACGTGAAGCCAACCTATTTAGTCGTTGATGCCCTAGACGAATGTGTTATCGACCTACCGAAGCTTTTAGACTTTATCGTCTGTATCTCATCCGATCGGATAAAATGGCTCTTAACAAGCCGGAACGAGACGATCCTCGAGAAGAAATTGAAATCTAACAATGCGCGAACAAGGCTTTGTCTTGAGCTGAAGGAAAATGCGATGGAGGTGTCTCATGCCGTCGATGTGTACATCGACAATAAACTATCTGGGTTGGAAGCACTTCAGGACGACGCCCTGCTAAAGGATCAAGTACGGGATATTCTACACAACAAGGCAAACGGCACGTTCCTCTGGGTGGCCCTCGTCGTACAGGAACTCAgcatggatggggttgagagctGGCATGTTCTGCAGATTGTCGAAGAAGTGCCACCGGGGCTGGATGGGATGTACAAGCGCATGCTGGATGAGATCGAGCGGAATAAACGGGACTCGGAATTCTGTTGGCGCATTctctcggtggtgacggtagCATACCGCCCACTTCACTTGGACGAAATAGGCGGCTTGTCTGGATTACCGGAACAGATTGTCAGGTCGACGGAAAATATTCAGAAGATCGTGGCTAAGTGCGGATCCTTTCTCACGGTTCGAGATAACCAGATCTACCTCGTTCATCAATCAGCCAAGGACTACCTAAGTGATCAAGCCTCCCCGTTACTTTTCCCCAGTGGTGTGGCTGTGACCCACCATGACATATCGGATCGGTCACTAAAGCTTCTCTCAGGCAAGTTGCAACGCGATGTATACGGTTTATGTATACCAGGATTTTCTATCGACCACGTCCGAGTGCCGGACCCGGACCCTCTTGCGACAGTGCGGTACTCGTGCGTTAACTGGGTTGATCATCTTTGTAACTGGCAGTCGAGCGACGATAGTAAGCACCCAGATattttccaagatggtggtatcGTCGATGGCTTTCTGAGGCAGCACTACCTCCACTGGCTTGAAGCACTTTCACTTTGTAAGAGCATGCCGCAGGGGATACTTTCATTGGCAAAGCTCGAAAGCATTCTTCAG CACAGGTCGATTACGTCTCAATTACCAAGCCTTGTCACTGACATGCGCCGATTCGTTATATACTGGAGATGGGTTATTGAGAATTATCCTCTTCAGGTATACGCTTCAGCACTTATATTCAGCCCCGCCCGAAGTATAACAAGAGGCCTATTTACGCAGGAAGAACGGAAGTGGATTACTTCGAGGCCAATTGTAGAGAATAATTGGAAtgcgtgccggcagacgctcgagggccatggcggtccGGTCAgctcggtagcgttctcgcccgattcgaagtggattgcgtcaggatcaaacgaccgtaccatcaagatctgggaggcggccacggggtcatgtacgcagacgctcgagggccatggcggtccggtctggtcggtagcgttctcgcccgattcgaaaTGGGTTGCGTtaggatcagacgacagtaccatcaagatctgggaggcggccacggggtcatgtacgcagacgctcgagggccatggcggttcGGTCAACTCGGTAGCattctcgcccgattcgaagtgggttgcgtcaggatcagacgacagtaccatcaagatctgggaggcggccacggggtcatgtacgcagacgctcgagggccatggcggtccggtcaactcggtagcgttctcgcccgattcgaagtgggttgcgtcaggatcaggcgaccgtaccatcaagatctgggaggcggccacggggtcatgtacgcagacgctcgagggccatggcggtccggtctggtcggtagcgttctcgcccgattcgaagtgggttgcgtcaggatcaggcgaccgtaccatcaagatctgggaggcggccacggggtcatgtacgcagacgctcgagggccatggcggtccggtctggtcggtagcgttctcgcccgattcgaagtgggttgcgtcaggatcaggcgacagtaccatcaagatctgggaggcggccacgggatcatgtacgcagacgctcgagggccataGCGATTcggtctggtcggtagcgtcttcccttGATTCGAAGCTGATTGCATCCGGATCTAACgataccaaccccccacattACCAACGCTATGGAATAGACATGAGCAGGAGATGGATTACGAAGGGTTCAGAAAATTGGCTATGGCTGCCTCTGGAATATCAGTCACGATGTTTCGCTACAGCGGCATCAACAATTGCTATTGGCTATTCTTTGGGGCGCGTCTTAACTATAAAGTTCACGATAGACAGCtga